The DNA window gcagctcttttcatccttctgcagGGGAATTAAATTGGTTTGTAAGGGTTGCCCAATCTCCCAATACAAAAGGATTGGActatcacagtcaatggcagccaatgagttaaattaaagtgagtttgaactttttttaaattacgcTCGGACATTTTAAAAGCGTCAATTTGTAGGCCTTGAGGATTGAGACTGTCACTATACCTCAAACTGGCCATGTACTTCAAACCGAGTGTCAAGATCTCAGGACGTCAGTTTCTCTGGGTGGCTCTTCAATTTGTGGAATTTAACACTGTCCAACTTCTCAAACCGCTTGTCGCAGAACTCGCATGTGTAGTTATAGTGGGCCTCTGAAGTGTGTTTCTTCATGTGCCAGTTTAGTGAGGCACGCTGACGACACTGATAACCACAAATTTCACATCTGATAGATGATGTTGGAAGAAAAATGGGAAGGAAAACAGATGACGATTATTGCCCATATCAACTACTTAGCAAGATAAAGAATTTAGGAGtgactatttttcttttaattcagaCAAAATCCAGCCATCGCTcttgaatatttttgttcacataaggcgcacttaaaatgttgttgtttacatcaaccaaaatgtgatgtccacatatgtTGATGGCACATATCCATATCAACATCTTACTGTAAAGGGGTTTCTCCGGTGTGAGTCCGTCTGTGAACTTCCAGGTGGTTCTTACGCTTGAATGATTTGCCACATGTCTCACAGATGAAATTTCGCACCCCTAGCGAGAAAAGATTTCCGTTTCAAATTTTGCCAATTAAAAATTAGAGACAGAGATGATGGATTGATACGCTACTAgagtaaaatatttatttctaattgtgtttaaaaaaacatgtattcatAAATAATGCTTAATagtacaaaataaacaaaaagagagcaaatgttaatattgtggtcTCTGTTTCTTTTGAAAATTCAGTGTCGTTGTGAGCTTACCTGAATGGATGATCATATGTCGATGTAGGTGATTAGACAGGTAGAATTTTTTTCCACAGCCCGGATGTGGGCAAACCTTGGTCCTGCCTTTTCTGTGAACTAGGTTCACATGATTCTGCACGTGTTCAGAGGACCAAAGTGCATGATATAAAAGTTGAAATCTGAACTATGGAAGAAATGGGTTCTCTCACCTGGAAGCTGCTAATAGCTACATACACCTGACTGCAGCCCTCGTATGGGCAATGGAACATCTTAAGCATTCCATCAGCCTCAATAACAGGGCCTCGCCTGTTTCTCTTTGATCTAGGATGACAAATATGACAAAAGCCTTTTGAGTATATTTTTCCAAACAAACCACATGACAATTATTTCAGGATTTCTTTTCTTCTCGATGACAAACCTGCTCAGACTTCTCTTCAGTTCACGGTCAGCACTCAGCTCCAGACTGTCAACAGTGGGCCGGTGCAGATGCTTGTCATCTAATCCTGTTCACATAAGATTATATTGAGATGGAAAGTGTATCGTAACACTGTACCAGCATTTCAAATAAGCCTAGATGCTAGTAAATCAATTTTATGAAAATTTGAGTTTCTTTATAGCAaatgaatgttatttatttagtttttcgcCACAAAGGAAATTAAATAACCCATCATTGAATTGACTATTCCATCCTATTTGGgggctgacagcacaaataATAGGAGAGAAAGATATTTGAGGCAATTTTCCATTCTATTCACGTTGCATTTGTTCAACATGCAACCTTTTGGGCTTGTAACTCTAACACACCTGTCATGCAgtcttcatcttcttccgctttgCTTTTTGATTTAGGATCGGAAACCTGATTGTAGGTGACACCCCTGATGGCAGTGCATGTGTCTTCCTCCACATTACCAACACCAACATTGAGCTGAAGACTACCTGGGGTGAAAGCCTCATAGCTGGGTCCAGTTATAATAATTAGCTGCAAACAGAAAATGGAGGATGACAACTTCACACTCATTTAATCATAGTAGGTCCAAATCTGCTTTCAAGAGGAGCGTAACAGTAAGTGCCTTGACTTGCGAGTTCAATCTGTTCCTCAACCAGAGCATATACTGCTGCAGTCAGTCTAGCTGTAGCTGAGATTacggttaaaagaaaaaaaacaccatcgtCTTAATGGCATAAACACTTGCAGTTATCACTTCATTAGGAGAaataataagataaaataataataataaattaagaaCACAACAATAAATGAAGATACAGtatttgttaactcattggctgccattcacaaCCACAGACATCTAATCTATTGAAATCCCAGTTCAAGAGGATTGAATATttcctttgtttatttttattttagatttattttaaaatgttagtgTTTATTTCTGCATGTACTGACCTGTGAACCTTCTAAAGCAGTCTGATGGTCAGGAATTTCACAACTAGTCACCACCGTCTGCAAAGAATGTGCGTCAAATAGTTCGCCTTTCTCTTCTGGTCGCTCAAGGGAGGGGACCAACAGTTCCGACTGAGAGGGTGGAACTGAATAACTTATGCCATCGTCTGTGTTTTCCAGTTGATCAGAAAAAGATGCGCTCACAGtatcacactcataatcatgTCCAATTTCCTCTCCTTGCTCTTCCACAAATCTTTCAGTCACATCTTCATCTTGCCTTACATCCTCAGCCTCCTCTTCTGAGGTAATGGCATGAAATATTGTTTCAGGAGATCCTGGTGGCCGCTCCAGTTCCATTTCCATCTCCCACACAGGCGGGACTGTAAGGGTAATGTCATTTGAAGAGGTTTCCACACTGACATGTTGTGTTAGAACTTCACTCTGTTCTATCTCATTAGTGGATGGTTGCCGAAGTTTGGAACCAAGTATTGTTCCTCCTAATGCTACAGAAAGCAAATTAGGAGAAAAAAGTTATTTGACAAGAAATTCAGGAAtatgctaataaaaaaaaaacacttccagTATTCACCTTTTaacaaagtttttgtttttttcttccggcTTGATAATCTTTTTGTCTCCAGTGAATCTGTATTTGCAAGATTTTCACCGTCACCATCACATTCATTTTCTTCCTCCTCCCGCTCAGAGTCACTTGCCTCCGTCAGCGGAGAGAAAAGAAGTTGCACAAATGAATGGTCGGATACACATTGCCAGATGGCAGCAGTAGAGAAATTGGGCTGTGGCTCCAGAGCTCGGAGTTGGGGCTCATGAGGGCAGGAATGCAAATGCTCCTGGTACCAACACATCAAGCTATGGAGACTTGACTCACGGTCTCTTTTAACTGGCAAAACACAtacaaaagacattttacattgagcactgattaaaaaaggaaaataatttagCACTTTGTCTCTATTTGTAGACATTAGTCTGTTATTGTTGGATTTGTGTGATATATCATTTAGAAAATATAATTCATCGTTTGTAACTCACCTTTTCTCTGATTCACCAACTCTTCCGGCCTACCTGGGCTTATAGATTTCCTGTAAGATAGAATACTAAATTGACATTTTCACCAGTGGGTGTTCACATTTAGATCGCACACAGTTtaattaagaataaaaaaaaacaagtcaaaacaTTTTGGGCTAATGCTTCCGTGTTGGACTCATCACTTggttcacggggggtgctggagcctatcccagccaactaccgGTACCAGGCAGGGGGCaacctgaattagtggccagccaatcgcagtgggGAGTTATGGATTTGCGTGAGTGTtcacaattacatttttaaatcccCCTTTCACAAGATGCAACC is part of the Stigmatopora argus isolate UIUO_Sarg chromosome 14, RoL_Sarg_1.0, whole genome shotgun sequence genome and encodes:
- the znf653 gene encoding zinc finger protein 653; amino-acid sequence: MAHNQAELDGTQVVEQTGDRGKCVLRRCRGRPRLTDSDRAQRRLESRKKYDIRRVYLGESHKIWSDLRRRTSLSDAGLAAYLIVLHSTFGEKYQHKLLGKSISPGRPEELVNQRKVKRDRESSLHSLMCWYQEHLHSCPHEPQLRALEPQPNFSTAAIWQCVSDHSFVQLLFSPLTEASDSEREEEENECDGDGENLANTDSLETKRLSSRKKKTKTLLKALGGTILGSKLRQPSTNEIEQSEVLTQHVSVETSSNDITLTVPPVWEMEMELERPPGSPETIFHAITSEEEAEDVRQDEDVTERFVEEQGEEIGHDYECDTVSASFSDQLENTDDGISYSVPPSQSELLVPSLERPEEKGELFDAHSLQTVVTSCEIPDHQTALEGSQLIIITGPSYEAFTPGSLQLNVGVGNVEEDTCTAIRGVTYNQVSDPKSKSKAEEDEDCMTGLDDKHLHRPTVDSLELSADRELKRSLSRSKRNRRGPVIEADGMLKMFHCPYEGCSQVYVAISSFQNHVNLVHRKGRTKVCPHPGCGKKFYLSNHLHRHMIIHSGVRNFICETCGKSFKRKNHLEVHRRTHTGETPLQCEICGYQCRQRASLNWHMKKHTSEAHYNYTCEFCDKRFEKLDSVKFHKLKSHPEKLTS